In Kwoniella pini CBS 10737 chromosome 4, complete sequence, one DNA window encodes the following:
- a CDS encoding mitochondrial 54S ribosomal protein mL41 codes for MRPTSIIAGASRLPLTPKRGNKDFYKGTGQSRVPGGGHRTGPPGVHVVKGKAKYRVLDEKVRVFVGPGSKVLEETELRPYVGTQEMIDSSKGITKFFNPYSKSSSSRPKFPSFSPMPLPPKIQTQTTTTTLEGGEEEIIGKLNKKHFTKFSKKYQNLNWEEKQSLIMQHRREWFEAMSNAYGGGNVITSTHEEQQTQELENRSNQSMEPQPTV; via the exons ATGCGTCCTACATCGATAATAGCAGGAGCTTCTAGATTACCTTTGACACCGAAAAGGGGTAATAAGGATTTTTACAAAG GTACTGGTCAATCTCGAGTACCAGGAGGAGGTCATCGGACTGGACCACCAGGTGTACATGTAGTTAAAGGAAAAGCGAAATATAGAgttttagatgaaaaagttAGAGTATTCGTTGGACCTGGTTCGAAAGTATTAGAAGAAACTGAG tTAAGACCTTATGTTGGTACTCAAGAAATGATagattcttcaaaaggaataactaaattttttaatccatattcaaaatcttcttcttcaagacctaaatttccatctttttcacctatgcctttaccacctaaaATTCAAACCcaaacaacaacaacaacattagaaggtggtgaagaagaaataattggtaaattaaataaaaaacattttacaaaatttagtaaaaaatatcaaaatttaaattgGGAAGAAAAACAATCTTTAATAATGCAACATAGACGTGAATGGTTTGAAGCTATGTCAAATGCTTATGGTGGTGGTAATGTAATTACATCAACACATGAAGAACAACAAACtcaagaattagaaaatcGTTCGAATCAATCAATGGAACCACAACCTACTGTATAA